The Pedobacter africanus genome has a window encoding:
- a CDS encoding DMT family transporter, translated as MSKGPDSPIKNLIILHLTVFIWGFTGILGALISVNAVQMVWYRVLIAAITLFMYFKLSKTSLRVTKKQFLQFFFIGSIVAAHWILFFHSIKVSTVSVTLVCLSSITLFTAILEPLIRKQRIRTTDIAVGLIIISGIYLIFKFESQYTTGIIFGLLAALTASLFSSINATLVQKSNPIIIGFYEISGAFFWITLYRLADGTLVTECFNLSVSDWLYLAFLGTVCTALAYVAAVSVMRTLSAFRVALITNLEPVYGILLAFIFFGKREAMSTGFYLGATLILAAVFLYPVYKKYKKHEQ; from the coding sequence ATGTCCAAAGGTCCGGACAGCCCCATAAAAAACCTTATAATTTTACACCTCACCGTGTTCATCTGGGGCTTTACAGGGATACTTGGTGCCTTAATATCCGTAAATGCGGTACAAATGGTATGGTACAGGGTACTGATTGCCGCCATTACCCTTTTCATGTACTTTAAGCTCAGTAAAACCAGCCTCAGGGTAACAAAAAAGCAATTTTTACAATTCTTTTTTATAGGCAGCATCGTTGCTGCACACTGGATCCTGTTCTTCCATTCCATCAAGGTTTCCACTGTCTCTGTTACCCTGGTATGCCTGTCATCCATCACGCTTTTTACAGCAATATTGGAACCGCTGATCAGAAAACAAAGGATCAGAACAACCGATATTGCGGTCGGACTGATCATCATTTCGGGCATTTACCTCATCTTCAAATTCGAATCGCAGTACACAACAGGTATCATTTTCGGGCTTCTGGCAGCCCTTACAGCCAGCCTTTTCAGCTCAATAAATGCTACCCTGGTGCAAAAAAGCAACCCCATAATCATTGGTTTTTATGAAATTTCAGGGGCCTTTTTCTGGATCACTTTATACCGTTTGGCTGATGGAACACTGGTCACAGAGTGCTTCAATCTGAGTGTCAGCGACTGGCTTTACCTGGCTTTCCTGGGCACCGTTTGTACCGCCCTCGCCTACGTTGCAGCGGTTTCTGTAATGCGTACTTTGTCGGCCTTCAGGGTAGCGCTCATCACCAACCTTGAGCCGGTATATGGCATCCTGCTTGCCTTCATTTTCTTTGGAAAAAGAGAGGCCATGTCGACCGGATTTTACCTCGGCGCCACCCTGATCCTGGCCGCCGTATTCCTTTATCCGGTCTACAAAAAATACAAAAAACACGAGCAATAA
- a CDS encoding LptF/LptG family permease, protein MRIIKDRIKILDWYIISKYLGTFLYTLTLFVVIIIIFDLSEKLDDFLSANLSFWQVVSLYYAGSIPYYVNMLSPLINFIAVIFFTAKMADQTEIVPILSGGVSFNRFLMPYFVSASIIFAVNLVSNLYILPYTNQLKNSFENTYVKKNDPSSKSNIHMKLDNNTYIYMDNFDNKTKVGTRFSLDKFKGDELTKKLVADEIRWDSLKRSWKLSNYSVRDVNGLKETFTSGSAQVKDTVLDMRPDDFSAYDNIFENLSNKELSEKIRKEKIRGSGIWNDLLFEKYKRYLHPLSAFVLTLIGVALSSRKVRGGVGLPLGIGILLSFAYIVFNQFAKMFSLKGGMPPLFAAIAPTLFFGLLGLYLLKKAPK, encoded by the coding sequence ATGCGCATTATCAAAGACAGGATTAAAATTTTAGATTGGTACATCATCAGCAAGTACCTGGGTACGTTTTTATATACCCTTACGCTGTTTGTGGTGATCATCATTATTTTCGACCTATCCGAAAAGCTGGACGACTTTCTAAGCGCGAACCTTAGCTTCTGGCAGGTTGTTTCCCTGTATTATGCCGGTTCTATACCTTATTATGTAAACATGCTCTCGCCCCTGATTAACTTTATTGCGGTTATATTTTTTACCGCTAAAATGGCCGATCAGACCGAGATTGTACCCATTTTAAGTGGAGGGGTAAGCTTTAACCGCTTCCTGATGCCTTATTTTGTATCCGCATCCATCATTTTTGCGGTCAACCTGGTCTCCAATTTATACATCCTGCCCTATACCAATCAGCTCAAAAACAGCTTCGAAAATACCTATGTAAAGAAGAATGACCCCTCCAGCAAAAGCAACATCCACATGAAACTGGACAACAACACCTATATTTACATGGACAATTTCGACAACAAAACCAAGGTGGGCACCAGGTTTTCACTCGATAAATTTAAGGGGGATGAGCTGACCAAAAAGCTGGTTGCAGATGAGATCAGATGGGATTCCTTAAAACGCTCATGGAAGCTCAGCAACTACTCTGTAAGAGATGTAAACGGCCTTAAAGAAACTTTTACAAGCGGCTCTGCACAGGTTAAAGATACAGTGCTCGACATGCGTCCTGATGATTTTTCGGCCTATGATAACATCTTTGAGAACCTGAGCAACAAAGAACTTTCAGAGAAAATCAGGAAGGAAAAGATACGGGGTTCAGGCATCTGGAACGACCTTTTATTCGAGAAATACAAGCGCTATTTACACCCTTTATCGGCCTTTGTGCTTACCCTTATCGGCGTAGCTTTGTCCTCCAGAAAGGTACGTGGCGGGGTCGGGCTCCCATTGGGAATCGGCATTTTATTAAGTTTTGCTTACATAGTATTTAACCAATTCGCAAAAATGTTTTCGCTAAAAGGCGGCATGCCGCCCCTTTTTGCGGCCATTGCACCCACACTTTTCTTCGGTTTACTAGGCTTATATCTGCTCAAAAAAGCACCAAAATAG